Genomic window (Mycolicibacterium smegmatis):
CGCCGTAGTGGCCCGAGTGTTGCGCACCTCGCTGGCCGAGGAGCTGTCGGCCGACTACATCCGCACTGCGACGGCCAAGGGGCTCAGCCGCAGGCAGGTCGTTGTCGGCCACGGGCTGCGCAACGCGTCTCTGCCAGTGGTCACCGTGGTCGGTCTGGAGCTCGGCTCGCTACTCGGCGGCGCGATCCTGACCGAGCAGGTTTTCTCCTGGCCGGGGATTGGCCGACTCACTGTCGAGGCGATCTCCAATCGCGATTTCGCCCTGGTTCAGGGCGCCGTGCTGTTCTTCGCGCTGGTGTTCGTCGTCGTCAACCTCCTGGTCGACCTGTCCTACACGTTGCTCGACCCGAGAGTGAGGCTCGGCCGATGATGCATCGCGTCCTAAAGGCACGGATGGCGCCGCTTGCTCTGGTCGTGCTCGCCCTGGTGGTGCTGTGCGCGGTGCTCGCGCCTGTGCTGTCACCGTTTGATCCCAACGCGCAGGATCTTCTGACCCGGCTGAGTCCGCCGCAATGGACCGGCGGGCACCTGCTCGGCACCGACAACCTCGGCCGCGACGTGCTGAGCCGGCTGATCTACGGAGCCCGGATCTCGCTGTTCGTCGGCCTGGCCGTCGCGCTGATCTCCGGCACCATCGGTGCCCTTGTCGGCATCGTCGCGGGATACCGCGGCGGCTGGGCCGACCGGGTGTTGATGCGGTTGGCCGATGTGCAGCTCGCGTTCCCCGCGATCCTGTTGGCACTGGCCGTGGTTGCGTTCCTCGGCAACGGCCTGTGGGTGGTGATCATCGTGCTCGGAGTCACCAACTGGGTGTCCTACGCCCGGGTGGCGCGCTCAAGCGTGCTTTCACTACGCGAACGCGACTATGTGCTGGAGGCCCGCGCGATCGGGGTCGGCCCGGCCACAATCATGCGCAGACATCTGCTGCCCAACGTGCTCGCGTCGCTGATCACCATCGCAGCTCTGAACGTCGCCTCGGCGATCGTTGTCGAGTCGGCGTTGAGCTTCCTCGGGTTGGGCGTCCCGGCCGACATCCCCACCTGGGGCTCGATGCTGGCCGACGGGCAGCTCTACCTCGGGACCTCGTGGTGGATCGCGGTGTTCCCCGGGTTGGCTCTGATGCTGACCGCGCTGTCCATCAACATCACAGGCGACGCGATCCGCGACGCCGTCGACCCGAGGACATACCGCTGATGGGCGCACCGATCCTGACCGTGGACGACCTTCGCGTCGACTTCGAATTGCCTGGCCGCACCGTGCACGCCGTGCGCGGCGTGTCGTTCGAGGTGCGGGCCGGCCGGACGCTGGCGATCGTCGGCGAATCCGGCAGCGGCAAGTCCGCCACCGCGAGCAGCGTGCTGCGATTGAACCCCGAACCGCCCGCCCGCTACCCTTCGGGGCTGATCTCCTATCAAGGCCGGGACGTGCTGCGGCTGTCCCAAAAGGAGCTGCGCAGCATCCGCGGCGACGAGATCGCGATGGTCTTCCAGGACCCGATGTCCAGCCTTAACCCGGTGCGCCGCATTGGCGCCCAGATCGCCGAGGTGCTGTGCCGGCACCGCGGCGGCCGCGCGGCCCGCTACCACGCAGACGTGGTGGCCGCGTTGGAGGCGGCAGGAATCGACGACCCCCAGCGCCGCGCGGCGCAGTATCCGCACGAGCTCTCCGGGGGCCTGCGACAGCGGGCCATGATTGCGATGGCCCTGGTCGCCGGCCCGCGGCTGCTGATCGCCGACGAGCCCACGACTGCGCTGGACGTCACCGTGCAGGCTCAGATCCTCGACGTGTTGGCCGGCCTGCAACAGGACAGGCAGATGGCGCTTTTGTTGATCACCCACGACCTCGGCGTGGTTGCCAACATGGCCGACGACGTCCTCGTGATGCGGGCCGGCGAGGTGGTTGAGCACGGCGACGTCTTGTCGATCCTGACCAGCCCCAAACACCCGTACACACGGCAGCTACTGGCGGCCACCCCCCGACTTCGTGAGGAGAGTCCAGCATGAGCGAATCACGAGTGCTGCTGCGCACCGTCGAACTGCGCAAGGAATTTCCGATCCGCGGTCGCGCGCCGATGGTCGCCGTCGACAACGTCTCGCTGCAGCTGCAGGCCGGTGAGACGTTGGGGG
Coding sequences:
- a CDS encoding ABC transporter permease, translating into MAPLALVVLALVVLCAVLAPVLSPFDPNAQDLLTRLSPPQWTGGHLLGTDNLGRDVLSRLIYGARISLFVGLAVALISGTIGALVGIVAGYRGGWADRVLMRLADVQLAFPAILLALAVVAFLGNGLWVVIIVLGVTNWVSYARVARSSVLSLRERDYVLEARAIGVGPATIMRRHLLPNVLASLITIAALNVASAIVVESALSFLGLGVPADIPTWGSMLADGQLYLGTSWWIAVFPGLALMLTALSINITGDAIRDAVDPRTYR